One genomic segment of Musa acuminata AAA Group cultivar baxijiao chromosome BXJ3-3, Cavendish_Baxijiao_AAA, whole genome shotgun sequence includes these proteins:
- the LOC135632419 gene encoding probable ethanolamine kinase: MGEEVKNYDALTGMKDERAAEKKAERAAPSIPSSSMAIDISLPLDQMKPRVVDLCKDLFKRWSSLDESCFSIETVSGGITNLLLKVSVRDDRGNSDSLTVRLYGPNTDLVIDRKRELQALPHLSAAGFGAKLLGIFGNGMVQSFIDARTLSPSDMSDPKIAFKIARQLRQFHKVAIPGSKEPHLWNDIFKFLDEAAALKIEDSAKQATYESISFQEIQAEINELKDLTDLLNAPVVFAHNDLLSGNLMLNDKEGRLYFIDFEYGSYSYRGYDIANHFNEYAGFDCDYSLYPDKDAQYHFFRSYLESDKPHEVSDKDLEALYIETNTFRLASHIYWALWALIQAKVSPIDFDYLSYFLLRFHEYKKQKEGCFSLAQKYLSRSISCSSRRNSCPPSED; this comes from the exons ATGGGAGAGGAGGTCAAGAACTACGACGCGCTTACCGGAATGAAAGACGAGAGAGCAGCCGAGAAGAAGGCAGAGAGGGCGGCCCCGTCGATACCTTCCTCCTCCATGGCGATCGACATCTCCCTCCCTCTCGACCAGATGAAGCCCCGCGTCGT AGATCTatgcaaggatttgtttaagaGGTGGTCATCTCTTGATGAATCTTGTTTCTCAATTGAGACAGTTTCCGGTGGTATCACAAATCTTT TGCTGAAGGTCTCTGTAAGAGACGACCGTGGAAACAGTGATTCTCTGACTGTTAGATTGTATGGCCCAAATACAGATTTGGTGATTGATCGCAAAAGAGAGTTGCAG GCCCTACCACATCTATCGGCTGCAGGATTTGGTGCAAAGTTGCTAGGGATATTTGGGAATGGCATGGTTCAATCTTTCATTGATGCTCGTACACTTTCACCATCAG ATATGAGCGATCCTAAAATAGCTTTCAAGATAGCTAGGCAACTTCGTCAATTCCATAAAGTGGCAATACCAGGTTCTAAAGAACCACATCTGTGGAATGATATATTCAAGTTTCTTGACGAAG CTGCGGCATTAAAGATTGAAGATAGTGCAAAGCAAGCGACATATGAATCAATCTCATTCCAAGAAATCCAGGCTGAAATTAATGAACTGAAG GATCTGACTGATCTTCTTAATGCCCCTGTTGTCTTTGCCCACAATGATTTGCTCTCTGGGAATCTGATGCTAAATGACAAAGAAG GGAGACTCTACTTCATTGATTTTGAGTATGGATCATACAGCTATAGAGGCTATGACATTGCAAACCACTTTAATGAATATGCAGGCTTTGACTGTGACTACAGCTT ATATCCAGATAAAGATGCACAATATCATTTCTTCAGGAGTTATTTAGAATCTGATAAACCACATGAG GTGTCCGACAAAGATCTTGAAGCCCTTTATATTGAAACAAATACGTTCAGGCTAGCATCACATATTTACTGGGCTCTGTGGGCTCTTATACAG GCAAAGGTATCACCGATCGACTTTGATTATCTCTCCTACTTCTTGCTTCGGTTCCacgaatacaagaaacaaaaggaaggatGCTTCTCTCTGGCACAGAAATATCTTTCAAGATCCATCAGCTGCAGCAGCAGAAGAAACAGTTGCCCTCCATCAGAAGACTAG